tttttagttgAACATATAATACTCCTTACTTTATAGCAACGAACAAAAATTAACGTATCCAAAATGAAATTCAACTTGAACAAATATATTGACAATATagattaatattttaattaacaaaacaaaaaaatatagaaaaactATAAACAAACAcgtgattatttttttatatcaaaattcaaaaattgaaataattttaatatttccaTAGCTAGCTGgatgttgtttttttttatcctaTTTccttataaaatttttagtTGTGTGCAAGTGTGTATATAACTGTGTGCTTCTAAGAATAAATGCATACATACATGAATtaccattattatatacccCTGTaaatacacatttttttaattaaataagccattttatattcttatttatgtatattataaatgtgCATGGTatttattgattttttttttgtatgcGTTCATACTttcattcatatatattccttttaCCAAATACctcgaaaaataaaaatatgaatgcATACACAAACAAAAGTATAgtatagtttttatattaccACAAAAAATGCATAAAACGGTGTgctttatttattatgtaaaatgtgtatatgtataaataaataaaataaaaatattattttaatttccATAAGAGATAAAATAAACGAAAAGTTAccacatatatttttccctctatatataaattgtttttaCATTTCAacgtcattttttttgtaatatataatatatattaattatttctgaaatttttcattttttaatagcaaatctatatttttgttcCATATTTTGTTGTTATTgtaaattgtaaaaaaataaaatataacaatgaAAGTTTTTGTGTCTATTTCCTTTGTTTGTTTAATAGCCTTTTGTAGAGGCCATAAAAATTTCTCAAGAAGAAATAATTACTTGCAATATTTGAGATCTCAAACATTTATGCAAGAAAAACctaaattaacaaattttaatGGTAATTATTCAGAAGATATAACTGAGTTCGATATACATGAAGACGATGAATATAACAATCTTAAAAATGACGACACAAAAGATACATCAAATGACAAAGATATGAAAGAGAATAATAAGTTAGAGTTTAAAAATCTAGACAAAGAATTAAATACTATTGAGGTTAATAATCCTGAtagtataaatattatgGGAAGTGGAAAAGAATGTTCAGTTAATGAAAAAGGAGAATTAGACGTTTCAATAAACTCACaagatatttttaatttaattaaatatatggtCGAAATAACATCAAAtagtataataattaaagatattaaaaattcaaatgtTGTTAAAGAATTATCATATGACCATATTAAACTACCAATCGAAACCATTGAAGAAACACGAGAATGTTGGAGCATTAAATTCAATAAagagaaaattatattttgtgaaaaaaataaacaaaacaGAGATAATTGGgttaaagatatattaaaagctttattttgttataatacaaataatctaacaattgaaaataatcaaaaagtatataaacaaaaatccGATATACCAAAGCATTCAACTGTTAATGAAAGAattcaaaatttaaaagaaacATTAACTAATGACAAAAACAACTTTGATAAACAAAAAAGTACAAAacataataacaatattgtAATTtccaatttaaaaaatagcaATCCAAATATTTCTCTCAAATGAATGCACATACATAGTTAAAACGAatagggaaaaaaaaatctccaaaatgctaaaaaaatagttgTTCGTTTTTCATGAactattttgttatttcatcatttttcgattcatttgatattttatttagtatacatatatttgtgTGTCATCCTGTAACTGTTTTACATTGCTATACTTTTTTAcattgcattttttaattaaaataacgTATAATCATTGCGAtcaattttcattttgtcatttaattaagttaaaaataatttaatttataaaaaattaaaaaacgaaaaaatatagaacTATATCTTGATATCcgtaatttatatattttaaaatgaaatatatattttattgaaatataataaatgaaaaagttaataaaaaaaatttcttctttcattattttgaaaaatatttccatatttttatactttataTGTCAATAATAGCTCGCCAAATTACATACAGACATATATTATACGAATGTATGTATGACCTTTGTCATTTTATTTCCAATAGCCTTTTCTTTTAATGGGGAATTATGCTATGTAAGTATTTCCctcatataattatttttatttatttaatttttttaaataatgacAGACAGGAATACAAACcataattattttccttttatttACTTTTGGGATTagaataataacaaaaatattttaaagaattatatatttttacatttctaTATGCACACAAATATGTGTATCAATGTGtgatatgaataaaattaaaattttaattcattCAAATAAActattgaaaaaaaacatattgtTCGTTCTCATCTAAATTTATCCACATATtagttaaatttttttttttgaatatgcTCAATATAAAGTCAGATACCCCTCATAGAAAAGCATCAAATTCATGTAAACAAATATTAAACGACATGATAGCATGTTATCAAAATACAATTTGTTATAAAAAAGGAGATAGAACTTTTGAAGAATGTTTGCATAATCATAATTTAGACGAAGTTGATGAAAGTTGTATTATTTTGAGAAAAGCTTATGCTCAATGCCGTCGAAATATGTTGAATGGAAATTACAAAATGATGGGAAATCCATTATCAAGATAATTAGCAATGAGtttgaaaacaaaaaatcgaataaaaaaacatagaaaaaaaaaagaaaaaatatgagGAAAAGGtgaacaaaattaaaaaaacaaaattaattaaaacataaaacattgtgcataatataataaatatgccACAAGGacaaatgtatatatatccaaattttattttattatttgattttaaaaattaatggcGAAATTAAAGACGTGTCACATAAAACGCCAACGTATATTTACATAAACAGACAAAACAGCATTTGCAAAATAGAAACATTGCAAAATCGAAACATTGCAATTTCACAATTTTGTATACttccaatttttttgtttatctattcatttttatgtttgtatttgtatatatgcTTCTTTTTCGCTCTCCCATTTCCGagcatttaaaaaaataaaaatatgtgataagtacatatatttatttgattttttatatctttaaaAACTTTGTactattataaattttaatttaatcatttatatatactacaTATACCCCTCAAATATTTACTTTATTCTTGACTTTTTATcagattatttttttttgttttggtAATATGGAGAGATTTTTTTCATAGGTACTATTTCATCTAATTTTGTATCGTctgtttttaatataaagTCAGTTGTTAGATTAAATGCTTGGGGTTTtactttaatatatttatatcttatagGCATATCATCAATCAAATCTTCATATCCACTAGAATCATTTTCCAAGTATTCTATTTCATGATTTTGTTTCTCCCATTTCTTTGTTTTcccatttatattattctgattatcttcattattattattgtcaaATGATAGGGTGttgt
This genomic window from Plasmodium yoelii strain 17X genome assembly, chromosome: 7 contains:
- a CDS encoding crystalloid-specific PH domain-containing protein gives rise to the protein MKVFVSISFVCLIAFCRGHKNFSRRNNYLQYLRSQTFMQEKPKLTNFNGNYSEDITEFDIHEDDEYNNLKNDDTKDTSNDKDMKENNKLEFKNLDKELNTIEVNNPDSINIMGSGKECSVNEKGELDVSINSQDIFNLIKYMVEITSNSIIIKDIKNSNVVKELSYDHIKLPIETIEETRECWSIKFNKEKIIFCEKNKQNRDNWVKDILKALFCYNTNNLTIENNQKVYKQKSDIPKHSTVNERIQNLKETLTNDKNNFDKQKSTKHNNNIVISNLKNSNPNISLK
- a CDS encoding cytochrome c oxidase assembly factor 5, putative encodes the protein MLNIKSDTPHRKASNSCKQILNDMIACYQNTICYKKGDRTFEECLHNHNLDEVDESCIILRKAYAQCRRNMLNGNYKMMGNPLSR